Proteins encoded in a region of the Candidatus Margulisiibacteriota bacterium genome:
- the rlmD gene encoding 23S rRNA (uracil(1939)-C(5))-methyltransferase RlmD, with product MDEKLIKSVKERIEPRCPYFGVCGGCQLQDIPYPLQLELKQQYVKDCLTAQGLTDVKVEPVLGMDEPWFYRNKIQFPIRSQNGRLQMGYFKPRSHEVVNIKECYIQDPFLTEVALIAHKVFERRGLSAYDEKTGQGVLRHFIGRSAFATNEMLLGIVVNGRGLPAGYTVADEIKRQERLMHRLVARHQDYPRYEEKRRIVGIVQNINNFKNNVILGDKYNSLFGGTFIIDKLGKYTFKIQLPSFYQVNPVQAVKLYDAVRDLAALTGRELVIDAFAGIGPIAFWLSTKAREVVGIEECEPAVKDALENIKLNNFVKITMKHGKVEHLLTKKADVVVLDPPRGGCTEKVLMGVARSEAKKIIYVSCNPETLARDLKFLEQRSYKTTVVQPVDMFPHTSHIESVAVLVKT from the coding sequence ATGGACGAAAAACTGATCAAAAGCGTCAAAGAGCGGATCGAGCCGCGCTGCCCGTATTTTGGGGTTTGCGGCGGCTGCCAACTGCAGGATATCCCGTATCCTTTGCAGCTGGAGCTCAAACAGCAATACGTTAAAGATTGTCTCACTGCCCAGGGACTTACCGACGTCAAAGTTGAACCGGTCCTGGGAATGGACGAGCCGTGGTTCTATCGCAATAAGATCCAATTCCCGATCCGGTCGCAGAACGGCCGGTTGCAAATGGGGTACTTTAAGCCCCGGTCACACGAAGTGGTTAACATAAAAGAGTGCTACATCCAGGACCCGTTCCTGACCGAAGTCGCGCTGATCGCCCACAAGGTCTTTGAACGGCGCGGCTTGTCCGCTTACGACGAAAAGACTGGCCAGGGGGTCCTCCGCCACTTTATCGGCCGGAGCGCTTTCGCGACCAACGAAATGCTGCTGGGGATCGTCGTCAACGGCCGCGGACTCCCTGCCGGCTACACCGTCGCCGACGAGATCAAGCGGCAGGAACGATTAATGCACCGGCTGGTTGCCCGCCATCAGGATTATCCCCGCTACGAAGAAAAGCGGCGGATCGTCGGGATCGTCCAGAACATCAACAATTTTAAGAATAACGTGATCCTGGGGGATAAGTATAATTCCCTCTTCGGCGGGACCTTTATCATCGACAAGCTGGGGAAATATACGTTTAAGATCCAGCTTCCTTCTTTCTACCAGGTCAATCCGGTCCAGGCGGTCAAGCTATACGACGCGGTGCGAGACTTAGCCGCTCTGACCGGCCGGGAATTGGTAATCGACGCTTTTGCCGGCATCGGGCCGATCGCTTTTTGGCTTTCGACCAAAGCCCGGGAAGTTGTGGGGATCGAAGAGTGCGAGCCGGCGGTCAAAGACGCGCTGGAAAATATCAAGCTTAATAATTTCGTGAAGATCACCATGAAACACGGCAAGGTCGAGCACCTGCTGACCAAAAAAGCCGACGTAGTGGTCCTTGACCCGCCGCGAGGCGGTTGTACCGAAAAAGTCCTGATGGGAGTGGCGCGCTCGGAAGCGAAAAAGATTATCTATGTCTCTTGCAACCCGGAAACCTTAGCGCGAGACCTAAAGTTTCTGGAACAAAGAAGCTATAAAACTACCGTTGTTCAACCAGTTGATATGTTCCCGCACACCAGCCATATTGAATCAGTCGCGGTCTTGGTTAAAACGTAG